The following are from one region of the Roseobacter fucihabitans genome:
- a CDS encoding transposase domain-containing protein, translating into MIASLSETCKLNQIEPHTHLPRVLTATVKGPEQKDIGQLIPWSPKG; encoded by the coding sequence ATGATCGCGTCGCTCAGTGAAACGTGCAAACTGAACCAAATCGAGCCGCATACCCACCTACCCCGCGTTTTAACAGCCACCGTCAAGGGTCCTGAACAAAAGGATATCGGCCAGCTGATACCCTGGAGCCCCAAAGGCTGA